The Salvia miltiorrhiza cultivar Shanhuang (shh) chromosome 1, IMPLAD_Smil_shh, whole genome shotgun sequence genome has a window encoding:
- the LOC131007285 gene encoding probable pectinesterase/pectinesterase inhibitor 41 has translation MSIFNLFSKKITKINVTFIRQESPINPHTLFQPNSHKIITPLYSSHSTSHRAIMTKNLVFSLFIIFLLSESYAQTPQPPPPPPSKLCKSTPYPSYCSSVLPTTNSSSTVYDYGRFSVRKSLSVARKFLALIDKNLQKSNALTITATRALQDCKFLAQCSIDNLITSLQIVNKTSQTLTPSRADDIQTLLSATLTNTQTCIDSLQSAAAAWSVRNGILTPLSNDTRLYSVSLALFTKGWVPSVKKKKGPSAFNPTVRKHLMRNGKLNLKMSDVNREVYRKVNGNGNRRLLQDDGAESQVEVSDIVIVSQDESGNFTTINDAVSAAPNNTDGSNGYFLIYITAGVYEEYVSIPKNKKYLMMVGAGINQTIITGNHSVVDGWTTFNSPTFAVVATGFLAVGITFRNTAGAVKHQAVAVRNGADLSTFYSCSFEAYQDTLYVHSLRQFYLECDVYGTVDFIFGNAAVVMQSCNLYPRLPMANQFNAITAQGRTDPNQNTGISIQNCTIEAAGDLAGTNLSIKTYLGRPWKEYSRAVYMQSFMGSLINPVGWSIWSGDFALNTSYYAEFGNSGPGSDTGRRVTWPAFHIINATDAANFTVAAFLTGDEWIPNTGLTYISGL, from the exons AtgtcaatatttaatttattttctaaaaaaataaccAAAATAAATGTTACATTCATTCGTCAAGAATCACCTATAAATCCACACACATTATTTCAACCTAACTCCCACAAAATTATTACTCCACTTTATTCATCACATTCCACCTCCCATCGAGCCATAATGACCAAAAATCTAGTATTTTCACTCTTCATTATATTTCTTCTTTCTGAGTCTTATGCCCAAACCccacaaccaccaccaccaccaccttcaAAGCTCTGCAAATCCACCCCATACCCTTCCTACTGCTCCTCCGTCCTCCCCACCACCAACTCCTCCTCCACTGTCTACGACTACGGCCGGTTCTCTGTCCGTAAATCGCTCTCGGTGGCTCGGAAATTCCTAGCCCTCATCGACAAAAACCTCCAGAAATCCAACGCCCTCACCATCACCGCAACTCGAGCACTCCAAGACTGCAAGTTCCTAGCACAATGCAGCATCGACAACCTCATCACCTCCCTCCAAATCGTCAACAAGACCTCCCAAACCCTCACACCGTCTCGTGCCGACGACATCCAAACCCTACTCAGCGCCACACTCACCAACACCCAGACGTGCATCGACAGCCTACAATCCGCGGCCGCCGCCTGGAGCGTCAGGAACGGCATCCTGACGCCCCTCTCCAACGACACGCGCCTCTACAGCGTGTCCTTGGCCCTCTTCACCAAGGGATGGGTGCCCtcggtgaagaagaagaagggtccgTCGGCGTTCAATCCGACGGTCAGGAAGCATCTGATGCGCAACGGGAAGCTGAATTTGAAGATGTCTGATGTAAATCGAGAGGTTTACCGGAAGGTTAACGGCAACGGTAACAGACGGCTGCTGCAGGATGATGGCGCTGAGAGTCAGGTGGAGGTGAGCGACATTGTCATTGTGAGTCAGGATGAGAGCGGGAATTTCACGACGATCAATGACGCCGTTAGTGCTGCTCCCAACAATACTGACGGGAGTAACGGATACTTCCTCATCTACATAACGGCCGGCGTCTACGAGGAGTATGTTTCCATCCCCAAAAATAAGAAATACTTGATGATGGTCGGAGCTGGGATCAACCAAACCATCATCACCGGAAATCACAGCGTCGTCGACGGATGGACGACCTTCAATTCTCCCACATTcg CTGTGGTGGCGACCGGTTTCTTGGCGGTGGGGATAACGTTCCGCAACACGGCCGGAGCCGTGAAGCACCAAGCGGTGGCGGTGCGCAACGGCGCGGACCTGTCAACATTCTACAGCTGCAGCTTCGAGGCGTACCAGGACACGCTGTACGTGCACTCGCTCCGGCAGTTCTACCTGGAGTGCGACGTCTACGGCACGGTGGACTTCATCTTCGGCAACGCGGCCGTGGTGATGCAGAGCTGCAACCTGTATCCGCGGCTGCCGATGGCCAACCAGTTCAACGCCATCACGGCCCAGGGCAGGACCGACCCCAATCAGAACACCGGGATTTCCATCCAGAACTGCACGATTGAAGCCGCGGGCGATCTCGCCGGCACCAACCTGAGCATCAAAACATATCTGGGGCGGCCATGGAAGGAGTACTCGCGGGCCGTGTACATGCAGTCGTTCATGGGTAGCTTGATAAATCCGGTGGGGTGGAGCATCTGGTCGGGGGATTTCGCGCTCAACACGTCCTACTACGCAGAGTTTGGTAATAGCGGGCCGGGATCCGATACGGGCCGGAGAGTCACGTGGCCCGCTTTTCATATTATCAATGCCACCGACGCTGCTAATTTCACTGTTGCCGCCTTCTTGACGGGAGATGAATGGATACCCAATACAGGCCTTACTTATATAAGTGGATTGTAG